The following are encoded in a window of Kitasatospora fiedleri genomic DNA:
- the mshD gene encoding mycothiol synthase, translated as MQTSENTSGEGRVERVEVLTEGQAGAVRELLAAAAGADGREAVSEAGRLRIRPDSPREGVRHLVQSAGGAVVGYAQVEGERPGTVELTVAPAERGRGLGGALVREVLAGADGGLDFWAHGGLPAARHLAGAHGAVLVRELRQMRRTAAAPDAVPLPAGVELRTFEPGRDEAAWLALNALAFAHHPEQGAWTERDLAERIAEPWFDPKGFFLAERDGRLVGFHWTKTQPDGLGEVYVVGVDPAEQGNGLGRALTAVGLRHLILERGLPTVMLYVDADNAAAVRVYERLGFDVHEVDLMYRWEPSGPR; from the coding sequence ATGCAGACTTCTGAGAACACGTCAGGCGAGGGCCGGGTCGAGCGGGTCGAGGTGCTGACGGAGGGGCAGGCCGGGGCGGTGCGCGAGCTGCTCGCGGCGGCGGCCGGGGCGGACGGGCGGGAGGCGGTCTCGGAGGCCGGCCGGCTGCGGATCAGGCCGGACAGCCCGCGCGAGGGCGTGCGGCACCTGGTGCAGTCGGCCGGCGGGGCGGTGGTCGGCTACGCGCAGGTCGAGGGCGAGCGGCCGGGGACGGTGGAGCTGACGGTGGCCCCGGCCGAGCGCGGCCGGGGCCTGGGCGGCGCGCTGGTACGCGAGGTGCTGGCCGGGGCCGACGGCGGGCTGGACTTCTGGGCGCACGGCGGCCTGCCGGCCGCCCGGCACCTGGCCGGGGCGCACGGGGCGGTGCTGGTGCGCGAGCTGCGGCAGATGCGGCGCACCGCGGCGGCCCCGGACGCGGTGCCGCTGCCCGCGGGCGTCGAGCTGCGGACCTTCGAGCCGGGCCGGGACGAGGCGGCCTGGCTGGCGTTGAACGCGCTGGCGTTCGCGCACCACCCGGAGCAGGGCGCGTGGACGGAGCGCGACCTGGCGGAGCGGATCGCCGAGCCGTGGTTCGACCCGAAGGGCTTCTTCCTGGCGGAGCGGGACGGCCGGCTGGTGGGCTTCCACTGGACGAAGACCCAGCCGGACGGACTGGGCGAGGTGTACGTCGTGGGGGTGGATCCGGCGGAGCAGGGTAATGGCCTGGGGAGGGCGTTGACGGCGGTGGGTCTGCGGCACCTGATCCTGGAGCGCGGCCTGCCGACGGTGATGCTGTACGTGGACGCGGACAACGCGGCGGCTGTCCGGGTGTACGAGCGGCTCGGGTTCGACGTCCACGAGGTCGACCTGATGTACCGGTGGGAGCCGTCCGGTCCGCGCTGA
- a CDS encoding RNA degradosome polyphosphate kinase, with translation MSIPRPVSDSADPAERSSEQKPAVRSGVRSGSGAGAGGGRAAAGKDTGGKESAKDAKEAKPRPASARGRTRAAGAKAVEAKAPAEASPAVPAEPVRAATALPTAVSAAFPAGTASAAGTASTANAANAAADGRGPEEAELPQGRFLDRERSWLAFNERVLELAEDPNIPLLERAKFLAIFASNLDEFFMVRVAGLKRRIATGVAQRSASGHQPREVLDLIWRRSRELMARHAATFQQEVLPDLAAEGIELVRWPDLAEAEQARLHTLFRQQIFPVLTPLAVDPAHPFPYISGLSLNLAVVVRNPVSGHKHFARVKVPQSLSRFLEASPQRYVPLEDVMGAHLEELFPGMEVLAHHAFRVTRNEDLEVEEDDTENILKALEKELMRRRFGPPVRLEVEESIDPYILDLLVRELNITEAEVFPLPGPLDLTGLFGIADLDRPELRYPKFVAGTARGLTDVESATLPDIFGAMRERDVLLHHPYDSFSTSVQAFLEQAAADPHVLAIKQTLYRTSGDSPIVDALIDAAESGKQVLVLVEIKARFDEQANIKWARKLEESGCHVVYGLVGLKTHCKLSLVVRQEGDTLRRYSHVGTGNYHPKTARLYEDLGLLTADPQVGADLSDLFNRLSGYSRRESYRRLLTAPRGLRDGLVARINGEIAHHRAGRPAFVRIKVNSIVDEVVIDALYRASQAGVPVDVWVRGICAIRPGVPGLSENVRVRSILGRFLEHSRVFVFGNGGDPEVWIGSADMMHRNLDRRIEALVRVTDPAHRAELNGLLDLGVSEETDSWHLGADGTWTRHAQDAEGRPLRHVQDLLIDSRRRNRGSAAAR, from the coding sequence ATGAGCATCCCCCGCCCCGTCTCCGACTCGGCCGATCCGGCCGAGCGCAGCAGTGAGCAGAAGCCGGCCGTGCGGTCGGGTGTGAGGTCCGGGTCCGGCGCCGGTGCCGGTGGCGGCAGAGCCGCCGCCGGCAAGGACACCGGCGGCAAGGAGTCCGCCAAGGACGCCAAGGAGGCGAAGCCGCGTCCGGCGTCGGCGCGCGGCAGGACCCGGGCGGCCGGTGCCAAGGCGGTGGAGGCCAAGGCCCCGGCCGAGGCGTCCCCCGCGGTGCCGGCGGAGCCGGTGCGGGCCGCGACGGCGCTGCCCACGGCGGTCTCGGCGGCCTTCCCGGCGGGCACCGCAAGCGCCGCGGGCACCGCAAGCACCGCGAACGCCGCGAACGCCGCGGCCGACGGTCGGGGCCCGGAGGAGGCGGAACTGCCGCAGGGCCGGTTCCTGGACCGCGAGCGCAGTTGGCTGGCGTTCAACGAGCGGGTGCTGGAGCTCGCGGAGGACCCGAACATCCCGCTGCTGGAGCGGGCCAAGTTCCTGGCGATCTTCGCGTCCAACCTGGACGAGTTCTTCATGGTGCGGGTGGCCGGCCTCAAGCGCCGGATCGCCACCGGCGTGGCGCAGCGCTCGGCGTCGGGGCACCAGCCGCGCGAGGTGCTGGACCTGATCTGGCGCCGTTCGCGCGAGCTGATGGCGCGTCACGCGGCGACCTTCCAGCAGGAGGTGCTGCCGGACCTGGCGGCCGAGGGCATCGAGCTGGTGCGCTGGCCGGACCTGGCGGAGGCCGAGCAGGCCCGGCTGCACACGCTGTTCCGGCAGCAGATCTTCCCCGTGCTGACGCCGCTGGCGGTCGACCCGGCGCACCCGTTCCCGTACATATCGGGGCTGTCGCTGAACCTGGCGGTGGTGGTGCGCAACCCGGTGTCGGGGCACAAGCACTTCGCCCGGGTGAAGGTGCCGCAGTCGCTGTCCCGCTTCCTGGAGGCGTCGCCGCAGCGGTACGTGCCGCTGGAGGACGTGATGGGGGCGCACCTGGAGGAGCTGTTCCCGGGGATGGAGGTGCTCGCCCACCACGCGTTCCGGGTCACCCGCAACGAGGACCTGGAGGTGGAGGAGGACGACACCGAGAACATCCTGAAGGCGCTGGAGAAGGAGCTGATGCGGCGCCGGTTCGGGCCGCCGGTGCGCCTGGAGGTCGAGGAGTCGATCGACCCGTACATCCTGGACCTGCTGGTGCGGGAGCTGAACATCACCGAGGCGGAGGTCTTCCCGCTGCCCGGGCCGCTGGACCTGACCGGGCTGTTCGGGATCGCCGACCTGGACCGGCCGGAGCTGCGGTACCCGAAGTTCGTGGCGGGCACGGCGCGCGGGCTGACCGACGTGGAGTCGGCGACGCTGCCGGACATCTTCGGGGCGATGCGCGAGCGGGACGTGCTGCTGCACCACCCGTACGACTCGTTCTCCACCTCGGTACAGGCGTTCCTGGAGCAGGCCGCGGCCGACCCGCACGTGCTGGCGATCAAGCAGACGCTGTACCGGACCTCCGGCGACTCGCCGATCGTTGACGCGCTGATCGACGCGGCGGAGTCCGGCAAGCAGGTGCTGGTGCTGGTGGAGATCAAGGCGCGCTTCGACGAGCAGGCGAACATCAAGTGGGCCCGGAAGCTGGAGGAGTCCGGCTGCCACGTGGTGTACGGCCTGGTCGGGCTGAAGACGCACTGCAAGCTGTCGCTGGTGGTCCGCCAGGAGGGCGACACGCTGCGCCGGTACTCGCACGTCGGCACCGGCAACTACCACCCGAAGACGGCCCGGCTGTACGAGGACCTGGGCCTGCTGACGGCGGACCCGCAGGTCGGCGCGGACCTGTCGGACCTGTTCAACCGGCTGTCGGGGTACTCGCGGCGCGAGTCGTACCGGCGGCTGCTGACCGCGCCGCGCGGGCTGCGCGACGGCCTGGTGGCGCGGATCAACGGGGAGATCGCGCACCACCGGGCCGGGCGGCCGGCCTTCGTCCGGATCAAGGTCAACTCGATCGTCGACGAGGTGGTGATCGACGCGCTGTACCGGGCCTCGCAGGCCGGGGTGCCGGTGGACGTGTGGGTGCGCGGCATCTGCGCGATCCGGCCGGGCGTGCCGGGGCTGAGCGAGAACGTCCGGGTGCGGTCGATACTCGGGCGGTTCCTGGAGCACTCGCGGGTGTTCGTGTTCGGCAACGGCGGCGACCCGGAGGTGTGGATCGGCAGCGCCGACATGATGCACCGCAACCTGGACCGCCGGATCGAGGCGCTGGTGCGGGTCACCGACCCGGCGCACCGGGCCGAGCTGAACGGGCTGCTGGACCTGGGCGTCTCCGAGGAGACCGACTCCTGGCACCTGGGCGCCGACGGCACCTGGACCCGGCACGCGCAGGACGCCGAGGGGCGGCCGCTGCGCCACGTCCAGGACCTGCTGATCGACTCGCGCCGCCGCAACCGCGGCTCCGCCGCCGCGCGCTGA
- a CDS encoding CHAD domain-containing protein → MTDAPTTAPAARAATAGEVLAGYLTAQAGAFLRALPQAVGEAGSRPAALPASAQAAADLLRAVRRIGGALHTFAAAFEAQWARESRTELRWLLDLLDQEPGYQRRATRLLEALDSLADTSPEGAGMLAGHAGAPKARALLERQLTLARSRAHTALLQELRSARLHALADRMTLLAGEVPLAAPAAAEPAAALLPATGAALAALLGAGERLPWQRAARAYGGAGLHRLGPVREAPPGAVPAARAPADADAALAADDAPWLRARVLVKRARYALEVCGAPGAGLAELDGVLARHQEASDAAATVATAARTPRITPATAYVLGVVHADQRLEVEAARYAFGRQWPGVVPGLAGPVAVPSD, encoded by the coding sequence ATGACCGATGCGCCGACGACGGCCCCGGCGGCGCGCGCCGCGACCGCCGGGGAGGTCCTTGCCGGCTACCTGACCGCCCAGGCGGGCGCGTTCCTGCGCGCCCTGCCGCAGGCGGTCGGCGAGGCGGGGTCCAGACCGGCGGCGCTGCCGGCGTCGGCGCAGGCGGCGGCCGACCTGCTGCGGGCGGTGCGCCGGATCGGCGGGGCGCTGCACACCTTCGCGGCGGCGTTCGAGGCGCAGTGGGCGCGGGAGTCGCGCACCGAGCTGCGCTGGCTGCTCGACCTGCTGGACCAGGAGCCGGGCTACCAGCGGCGGGCGACCCGGCTGCTGGAGGCGCTGGACTCGCTGGCCGACACCTCCCCGGAGGGGGCGGGCATGCTGGCCGGGCACGCGGGCGCGCCCAAGGCCCGGGCGCTGCTGGAGCGGCAGCTGACGCTGGCCCGGAGCCGGGCGCACACCGCGCTGCTGCAGGAGCTGCGCTCGGCCCGGCTGCACGCGCTGGCGGACCGGATGACGCTGCTGGCCGGGGAGGTGCCGCTGGCGGCCCCGGCGGCCGCGGAGCCGGCGGCGGCGCTGCTGCCGGCGACCGGGGCGGCGCTGGCGGCGCTGCTGGGGGCGGGCGAGCGGCTGCCGTGGCAGCGGGCGGCGCGGGCGTACGGCGGGGCGGGGCTGCACCGGCTGGGGCCGGTGCGGGAGGCGCCGCCGGGCGCGGTGCCGGCGGCGCGGGCCCCGGCGGACGCGGACGCGGCGCTGGCGGCGGACGACGCGCCGTGGCTGCGGGCCCGGGTCCTGGTGAAGCGGGCCAGGTACGCGCTGGAGGTGTGCGGGGCGCCGGGCGCGGGCCTGGCGGAGCTGGACGGGGTGCTGGCGCGCCACCAGGAGGCGTCGGACGCGGCGGCGACGGTGGCGACGGCGGCACGCACGCCGCGGATCACCCCGGCGACGGCGTACGTGCTGGGGGTGGTGCACGCCGACCAGCGTTTGGAGGTGGAGGCGGCCCGGTACGCTTTCGGGCGCCAGTGGCCGGGGGTGGTGCCCGGGCTGGCCGGTCCGGTGGCGGTGCCGTCGGACTGA
- a CDS encoding NUDIX hydrolase — translation MPDRPSAPDRAPARSGGSRTDRRPAAGPRSTVLAAGAVLWVPGPPKKGGKGRKKPRIALVHRPKYDDWSLPKGKLEPGEGWLAAARREVREETGMRCVLGPELPAQHYLVQGRPKEVRYWSAVPAGGSFRPNREVDRLEWLPPRRARERLTHPRDRVLVDALLELLLG, via the coding sequence ATGCCCGACCGCCCCTCGGCGCCCGACCGTGCCCCGGCCCGGTCGGGCGGTTCCCGCACCGACCGCCGCCCGGCGGCGGGTCCCCGTTCGACGGTGCTGGCGGCGGGGGCGGTGCTCTGGGTGCCTGGGCCGCCGAAGAAGGGCGGCAAGGGGCGCAAGAAGCCGCGGATCGCGCTGGTGCACCGGCCGAAGTACGACGACTGGAGCCTGCCGAAGGGGAAGCTGGAGCCGGGGGAGGGCTGGCTGGCGGCGGCGCGGCGCGAGGTGCGGGAGGAGACCGGGATGCGCTGCGTGCTGGGGCCGGAGCTGCCGGCCCAGCACTACCTGGTGCAGGGCCGGCCGAAGGAGGTCCGGTACTGGTCGGCGGTGCCGGCGGGCGGCTCGTTCCGGCCCAACCGGGAGGTGGACCGGCTGGAGTGGCTGCCGCCGCGGCGGGCCCGGGAGCGGCTGACGCACCCGCGCGACCGGGTGCTGGTGGACGCGCTGCTGGAGCTGCTGCTCGGCTGA
- the pstS gene encoding phosphate ABC transporter substrate-binding protein PstS has protein sequence MNLRNGRSKALAIGAVALVSTLSLSACGTDDNTSNTTSGASSSAGGSTAAAAKIACADKGGQLLAAGSTAQTPAIDVWKAAYSAACSSATLTYGGGGSGAGVTQFNQGKIAFAGSDSALKPAEVDASKQVCAGGQAIDLPMVGGLISIVYNVDGADKLVLDGPTLAKIFDSQITKWNDPAIAALNPGVTLPDAAIQAIHRSDDSGTTANLTGYLAKAGGGAWKYPAAKTWAGQGGQSANGSAGVAAQVKQVKNSISYVELSYAQTNKLTSALINTGAAKPVEATAANAAATLAAAKVVGTGADLALDIDYATKAEGNYPLTLVTYEIVCDKGNKADSLPILKSFLNYTVSDGGQQAIGAVGYVPLPAELAAKVKTQIDALA, from the coding sequence GTGAACCTGCGGAACGGCCGCTCCAAGGCCCTCGCCATCGGTGCCGTCGCGCTCGTCTCCACGCTGTCGCTCTCGGCGTGCGGTACGGACGACAACACCTCGAACACCACCTCGGGCGCCTCCTCGTCCGCCGGTGGCTCGACGGCGGCCGCGGCCAAGATCGCCTGTGCCGACAAGGGCGGCCAGCTGCTGGCCGCGGGTTCGACCGCGCAGACCCCGGCCATCGACGTCTGGAAGGCCGCTTACAGCGCCGCCTGCTCCAGCGCCACCCTGACCTACGGCGGCGGCGGTTCCGGTGCCGGTGTGACCCAGTTCAACCAGGGCAAGATCGCCTTCGCGGGCTCCGACTCCGCCCTGAAGCCGGCCGAGGTCGACGCCTCGAAGCAGGTCTGCGCCGGCGGCCAGGCGATCGACCTGCCGATGGTCGGCGGCCTGATCTCGATCGTCTACAACGTGGACGGCGCCGACAAGCTGGTCCTGGACGGCCCGACCCTGGCGAAGATCTTCGACTCGCAGATCACCAAGTGGAACGACCCGGCGATCGCCGCCCTGAACCCGGGCGTCACCCTGCCGGACGCCGCGATCCAGGCGATCCACCGCTCGGACGACTCCGGCACCACCGCCAACCTGACCGGCTACCTGGCCAAGGCCGGCGGCGGCGCCTGGAAGTACCCGGCCGCCAAGACCTGGGCGGGCCAGGGCGGCCAGTCCGCGAACGGCTCCGCCGGTGTCGCGGCCCAGGTGAAGCAGGTCAAGAACTCGATCTCCTACGTCGAGCTCTCCTACGCCCAGACCAACAAGCTGACCAGCGCGCTGATCAACACCGGCGCCGCCAAGCCGGTCGAGGCCACCGCCGCCAACGCCGCCGCCACCCTGGCCGCCGCCAAGGTCGTCGGCACCGGTGCCGACCTGGCGCTGGACATCGACTACGCGACCAAGGCCGAGGGCAACTACCCGCTGACCCTGGTCACCTACGAGATCGTCTGCGACAAGGGCAACAAGGCCGACAGCCTGCCGATCCTGAAGTCCTTCCTGAACTACACCGTCAGCGACGGCGGCCAGCAGGCCATCGGCGCGGTCGGCTACGTGCCGCTGCCGGCCGAGCTCGCCGCCAAGGTCAAGACCCAGATCGACGCCCTGGCCTGA
- the pstC gene encoding phosphate ABC transporter permease subunit PstC: MTSAPPADARGRTRRSRGDSRRGDSVFFNLSRGSGILLLVIMAAIAGFLAYRSVLALGKNEGNFLTTFEWTPDAAKPVFGIAVLTFGTLVSALIAMAVAVPISVGIALFISHYAPRRIAQPFAYLVDLLAAVPSIVYGLWGVLFLVPHMDGLTSWLDQYLGWTYLFGQSIAGVPPRNLFTVGILLAIMVLPIITAVTREVFRQVPRMHEEAALALGATRWEMVRTAVLPFGRPGIISASMLGLGRALGETIAVATVLSTNSKLSLHLLDPGGGTFAQNIALKFNEAQPLGRDALMASGLVLFVITLLVNGAARMIIARRKEYSGAAA; encoded by the coding sequence ATGACTTCTGCACCCCCCGCCGACGCGCGGGGACGGACTCGACGGAGCCGGGGCGACAGCCGCCGCGGTGACAGCGTGTTCTTCAACCTCTCCCGGGGCTCGGGCATCCTGCTGCTGGTCATCATGGCCGCCATCGCAGGCTTCCTCGCCTACCGCTCGGTCCTCGCGCTGGGCAAGAACGAGGGCAACTTCCTCACCACCTTCGAGTGGACCCCGGACGCCGCGAAGCCGGTCTTCGGCATCGCCGTCCTCACCTTCGGCACCCTGGTCAGCGCGCTGATCGCGATGGCCGTCGCGGTCCCGATCTCGGTCGGCATCGCGCTGTTCATCTCGCACTACGCGCCGCGCCGGATCGCCCAGCCGTTCGCCTACCTGGTGGACCTGCTGGCCGCCGTCCCGTCCATCGTCTACGGCCTGTGGGGCGTGCTGTTCCTGGTCCCGCACATGGACGGCCTGACCAGCTGGCTGGACCAGTACCTGGGCTGGACGTACCTCTTCGGGCAGTCCATCGCGGGCGTCCCGCCGCGCAACCTGTTCACCGTCGGCATCCTGCTGGCGATCATGGTGCTGCCGATCATCACCGCGGTCACCCGCGAGGTGTTCCGGCAGGTCCCGCGGATGCACGAGGAGGCGGCGCTCGCGCTCGGCGCGACCCGCTGGGAGATGGTCCGCACCGCGGTGCTGCCGTTCGGCCGCCCCGGCATCATCTCCGCGTCGATGCTCGGCCTGGGCCGCGCGCTCGGCGAGACCATCGCGGTCGCCACCGTGCTCTCCACCAACAGCAAGCTGTCGCTGCACCTGCTCGACCCGGGCGGCGGCACCTTCGCGCAGAACATCGCGCTCAAGTTCAACGAGGCCCAGCCGCTGGGCCGGGACGCCCTGATGGCCTCCGGCCTGGTGCTGTTCGTCATCACCCTGCTGGTGAACGGCGCGGCCCGCATGATCATCGCCCGTCGCAAGGAGTACTCGGGGGCCGCCGCGTGA
- the pstA gene encoding phosphate ABC transporter permease PstA, giving the protein MSAISTVTDAAPQLSRRLTAARLPRWAPAGVAAASIAVGCALGAVAGLKSHIQWGLISALLFLLVSYAVSASVEGRRQARDRFATSLIWVSFICAVVPLVALTVYTVQQGIGAIDGNFLTHSMKGVVATLSPDGGIYHAIIGTVEQVLLATLIAAPIGLLTAVYLVEYGRGRLAKAVTFFVDVMTGIPSVVAGLFVLSLWNIALGFEYSGFSGSLALAILMMPVVVRSTEEMLKLVPNELREASYALGVPRWKTILRIVLPTAVGGITTGVMLAVARITGETAPVMMLVFGADFINSDPFHGPQQSLPLYIWQQYSQINNDYGYQRAWGAALVLIAFVMGLNLVARGIARWRSPKGGH; this is encoded by the coding sequence GTGAGCGCGATTTCGACCGTCACCGACGCCGCCCCGCAGCTCAGCCGCCGGCTGACCGCGGCCCGGCTGCCCCGCTGGGCGCCGGCCGGCGTCGCCGCCGCCTCGATCGCGGTCGGCTGCGCCCTCGGCGCCGTCGCCGGGCTGAAGAGCCACATCCAGTGGGGCCTGATCTCCGCCCTGCTGTTCCTGCTGGTCAGCTACGCCGTCTCGGCCTCGGTCGAGGGCCGCCGCCAGGCCAGGGACCGGTTCGCCACCTCGCTGATCTGGGTCTCCTTCATCTGCGCCGTGGTCCCGCTGGTCGCGCTGACGGTCTACACCGTCCAGCAGGGCATCGGCGCGATCGACGGCAACTTCCTCACCCACTCGATGAAGGGCGTCGTCGCCACCCTCAGCCCGGACGGCGGCATCTACCACGCCATCATCGGCACCGTCGAGCAGGTCCTGCTGGCGACCCTGATCGCCGCGCCGATCGGCCTGCTCACCGCCGTCTACCTGGTGGAGTACGGCCGCGGCCGGCTCGCCAAGGCGGTCACCTTCTTCGTCGACGTCATGACCGGCATCCCGTCGGTCGTCGCCGGCCTGTTCGTCCTCTCGCTCTGGAACATCGCCCTGGGCTTCGAGTACTCCGGCTTCTCGGGCAGCCTCGCGCTGGCGATCCTGATGATGCCGGTCGTGGTCCGCTCCACCGAGGAGATGCTCAAGCTCGTCCCGAACGAGCTGCGCGAAGCCTCGTACGCGCTCGGTGTGCCGCGCTGGAAGACCATCCTGCGGATCGTCCTCCCCACCGCCGTGGGCGGGATCACCACCGGTGTGATGCTGGCGGTCGCCCGCATCACCGGTGAGACCGCCCCCGTGATGATGCTGGTGTTCGGCGCCGACTTCATCAACAGCGACCCGTTCCACGGTCCGCAGCAGTCGCTGCCGCTCTACATCTGGCAGCAGTACTCGCAGATCAACAACGACTACGGCTACCAACGCGCCTGGGGCGCGGCCCTGGTGCTGATCGCCTTCGTGATGGGTCTCAACCTCGTCGCCCGGGGCATCGCGCGCTGGCGCTCGCCCAAGGGCGGGCACTGA
- the pstB gene encoding phosphate ABC transporter ATP-binding protein PstB, translating to MAKRIDVSGLSAYYGSTRAIEDISMTIEPRSVTAFIGPSGCGKSTFLRTLNRMHEVIPGARVEGKVMLDDENLYGANVDPVAVRRSVGMVFQRPNPFPTMSIYDNVVAGLKLAGVKKKSVLDGVVEKSLRGANLWNEVKDRLNKPGAGLSGGQQQRLCIARAIAVEPEVLLMDEPCSALDPISTLAIEDLIGELKSQFTIVIVTHNMQQAARVSDRTAFFNLAGVGQPGKLVELDDTQRIFSNPSVQATEDYISGRFG from the coding sequence ATGGCCAAGCGCATCGACGTCAGCGGACTGTCCGCCTACTACGGCTCCACCCGCGCCATCGAGGACATCTCGATGACCATCGAGCCCCGCTCGGTGACCGCCTTCATCGGCCCCTCGGGCTGCGGCAAGTCCACCTTCCTGCGCACCCTCAACCGGATGCACGAGGTGATCCCCGGCGCCCGGGTCGAGGGCAAGGTGATGCTGGACGACGAGAACCTGTACGGCGCCAACGTCGACCCGGTCGCCGTCCGCCGCTCGGTCGGCATGGTGTTCCAGCGCCCCAACCCGTTCCCCACCATGTCGATCTACGACAACGTGGTGGCCGGCCTCAAGCTGGCCGGGGTGAAGAAGAAGTCCGTGCTGGACGGCGTGGTGGAGAAGTCCCTGCGCGGCGCCAACCTGTGGAACGAGGTCAAGGACCGCCTCAACAAGCCCGGCGCGGGCCTGTCCGGCGGCCAGCAGCAGCGCCTGTGCATCGCCCGGGCGATCGCGGTCGAGCCCGAGGTGCTGCTGATGGACGAGCCCTGCTCGGCCCTCGACCCGATCTCCACCCTCGCCATCGAGGACCTGATCGGCGAGCTGAAGTCTCAGTTCACCATCGTGATCGTGACCCACAACATGCAGCAGGCGGCCCGCGTCTCGGACCGCACCGCCTTCTTCAACCTGGCCGGCGTCGGCCAGCCCGGCAAGCTGGTCGAGCTGGACGACACCCAGCGGATCTTCTCCAACCCGTCGGTCCAGGCCACCGAGGACTACATCTCCGGCCGCTTCGGCTGA
- a CDS encoding inorganic phosphate transporter, producing MDMAALIVVIGVAFFFTYTNGFHDSANAIATSVSTRALTPRAALAMAAVMNLAGAFLGSGVAKTVSEGIIETPTGSKGMAILFSALVGAITWNLVTWYFGLPSSSSHALFGGMVGAALAGGIGVVWHGVIDKIIIPMIVSPVVGLIGGFLVMLAILWIFRKANPHKAKRNFRVAQTASAAAMALAHGLQDAQKTMGIVVMALTISGHQSGNGIPIWVKLSCATMLSLGTYAGGWRIMRTLGRKIIELDPPQGFAAEATASAVMYVTSFVYAAPISTTHVITSAIMGVGATKRVRAVRWGVAKNIVMGWFITMPAAAIVAAAMYGVVNLLIL from the coding sequence GTGGACATGGCAGCACTGATCGTCGTCATCGGCGTCGCTTTCTTCTTCACGTACACGAACGGCTTCCACGACTCCGCCAACGCGATCGCCACCTCGGTCTCCACCCGGGCGCTGACCCCCCGGGCGGCGCTGGCGATGGCCGCGGTGATGAACCTGGCGGGCGCCTTCCTCGGCAGCGGGGTGGCGAAGACCGTCTCCGAGGGGATCATCGAGACCCCGACCGGCAGCAAGGGCATGGCGATCCTGTTCTCGGCCCTGGTCGGGGCGATCACCTGGAACCTGGTCACCTGGTACTTCGGCCTGCCGTCCTCCTCCTCGCACGCGCTGTTCGGCGGCATGGTGGGCGCGGCGCTGGCCGGCGGCATCGGGGTGGTCTGGCACGGCGTGATCGACAAGATCATCATCCCGATGATCGTCTCGCCGGTCGTCGGCCTGATCGGCGGCTTCCTGGTGATGCTGGCGATCCTGTGGATCTTCCGGAAGGCCAACCCGCACAAGGCCAAGCGCAACTTCCGGGTGGCGCAGACCGCCTCGGCGGCGGCGATGGCGCTGGCGCACGGCCTGCAGGACGCCCAGAAGACCATGGGCATCGTGGTGATGGCGCTGACCATCTCCGGCCACCAGTCCGGGAACGGCATCCCGATCTGGGTGAAGCTCTCCTGCGCCACGATGCTCTCGCTGGGCACCTACGCGGGCGGCTGGCGGATCATGCGCACCCTCGGCCGGAAGATCATCGAGCTGGACCCGCCGCAGGGCTTCGCCGCCGAGGCCACCGCCTCCGCGGTCATGTACGTCACCTCGTTCGTCTACGCGGCGCCGATCTCCACCACCCACGTGATCACCTCGGCGATCATGGGCGTGGGCGCCACCAAGCGGGTCCGCGCGGTCCGCTGGGGGGTGGCGAAGAACATCGTGATGGGCTGGTTCATCACCATGCCGGCGGCGGCGATCGTGGCCGCCGCGATGTACGGGGTCGTGAACCTGCTGATCCTGTGA
- a CDS encoding DUF47 domain-containing protein, with translation MRFSLTPKETSFYDMFAAAAENLVVGSKLLLELLGSDVSARAEIVERMRAAEHAGDDTTHAIFHQLNSSFITPFDREDIYNLASSLDDIMDFMEEAVDLVVLYDIETLPKGVEQQIEVLARAAELTAGAMPNLRSMSNLTEYWIEVNRLENQADQIHRKLLAHLFSGQYEAIEVLKLKQVVDVLEEAADAFEHVANTVETIAVKES, from the coding sequence GTGCGTTTTAGCCTGACCCCGAAGGAGACGAGCTTCTACGACATGTTCGCCGCCGCCGCGGAGAACCTCGTCGTCGGATCGAAGCTCCTGCTGGAACTACTGGGCTCGGACGTGTCAGCCCGCGCGGAGATCGTCGAGCGCATGCGCGCCGCCGAGCACGCCGGGGACGACACCACCCATGCGATCTTCCACCAGTTGAACTCCTCGTTCATCACCCCGTTCGACCGGGAGGACATCTACAACCTGGCCTCCTCGCTCGACGACATCATGGACTTCATGGAGGAGGCCGTCGACCTGGTCGTGCTGTACGACATCGAGACCCTCCCGAAGGGCGTCGAGCAGCAGATCGAGGTGCTGGCCCGAGCGGCCGAGCTGACCGCGGGGGCGATGCCCAACCTGCGGTCGATGTCGAACCTGACCGAGTACTGGATCGAGGTCAACCGGCTGGAGAACCAGGCGGACCAGATCCACCGCAAGCTGCTGGCCCACCTGTTCTCCGGCCAGTACGAGGCGATCGAGGTGCTGAAGCTCAAGCAGGTCGTGGACGTCCTCGAAGAGGCCGCCGACGCGTTCGAGCACGTGGCCAACACGGTGGAGACCATCGCCGTCAAGGAGTCCTGA